The Puntigrus tetrazona isolate hp1 chromosome 19, ASM1883169v1, whole genome shotgun sequence genome has a segment encoding these proteins:
- the setdb1a gene encoding histone-lysine N-methyltransferase SETDB1-A isoform X2 has translation MSSRKDDDNLLRMTKDDLLRWIQAEVDQNPHLMQRREQLAQVEDWVKQKEGEATYTRLLYSNACESVLECESVMKGLYGMMGLEYRDEDSEDEGGGIPLDILQVTDEVEDKQKNSVLNGDDDDIIVIDLGATKENLEPMLEKVTVAYQKSSRLIQDLVQMVNKTSSVSSASPSSSDISNRPSSASTPETSCSELVAPKLEIQENPIGIVRNESLPKAPEMSSLLSNSEQYKPVAGYKSDSKPTIKTEPQLTAITPWEMNISKDHETSAALNSPSLNLIKTEPQSTAVSPSETPETFASPHFGSITTVKTEPHVTLIKSDMTSPPGTSKPFRIECIASIKTEPLLRALTPQMSLLERDSEKSSNLHSDHEATSNTTLAFPEILRTKSASMETDPQVPLVTCSEMSSSSSYSEQMEIDACDYITNRETNLTEPELKTEVASLLSSCEEAETNASRDSSDKTEKLKTRGKSVTKSGSKTRLRSSKKTVPVGSTSSPQTETTTVQSPAESNDDRSETEEFSVSPADSDYEPPESQSESLSDSDYEPPKSKSKSSRDSDCEPPTSKSESSKESHFEPPKSQSESSRDNDFEPSKSQSECNTVDDADDASSNGASAEPASPDGSSKSSSSESSKQQEHKEIKLKVGMAVLAKRSHNLWCKGTVQDVQTEEHGLRYKVEFKNGEEFVLPAYHVASLQPPVLKDLFIGCRVVASSTDDGGKTSYNAAVLVELPERKNRMRFLVFYDDGHAAYLALPDLHLVCRQLKKVWKDIEDETLQLQVKEYLSVYPNPIAVVLRAGQDTKAIRNGKFEACTVLQLDGSLIQICFKKDKQKEWIYKGSDKLEHIVNIKKRLSKDKPQKSHTQHEPQQTSQQQPLQQQPSQPKTQQQQQPSQPKTQQQQQPSQPKTQQQQQPSQPKTQQQQQPSQPKTQQQQQPSQPKTQQQQPSQTKTQQQQTSQPKTQQQQPSQPKTQQQQPSQQKTQQPAITGNATPQRNTTSSSLTAVPSATLTSTTVTSTAVSPVRVTRRSDTVAKTSSVSPQMIMSAAFQPKVILQRLSVSNLRSAKRPVPDEEEENVSEGKGCVSMKPQQKSVYLHHRCCPSCLDAVRPSEVDMHLGQNPLLIPLLFKFRRMTARRRIDGKVFFHIFYRSPCGRGLCDMREVQEYLLETRCDFLFLEMFCMDPFVLVNRARPPSTSTGTPHLYLQDISEGKEVLPVPCINEVDNTLAPNISYTKDRVLAPGVSINTSPDFLIGCDCTDGCRDRSKCACHQLTIEATSLCNGGPVDSSAGYTHKRLPTTLPTGVYECNSLCRCDPRMCSNRLVQHGLQLRLELFMTQHKGWGIRCKDDVAKGTFVCVFTGKIVNEDRVNEDDTVSGNDYLANLDFIEGVEKVKEGYESEAYCSDTEVEANKKTITMKTGPLWKNTIYQEESSSGEVNHGYSGERKLSHKTHERFKDAQKNVKQMREDGEGTSGPKRCFAIKSFQRRVKPLETSDAKNEKMRKAVTGNNTRRLFNGEETCYIINARQEGNLGRFINHSCSPNLFVQNVFVDTHDLRFPWVAFFASKRIKAGTELTWDYNYEVGSVEGKVLLCCCGSLRCTGRLL, from the exons ATGAGTAGCAGAAAAGATGATGATAACCTCCTGAGAATGACAAAGGATGACCTGCTGCGCTGGatccaggcagaggtggaccaaAACCCTCATCTGATGCAGAGACGCGAACAACTGGCGCAGGTAGAGGACTGGGTGAAGCAGAAGGAGGGGGAAGCCACTTACACCCGCCTTCTGTACAGCAATGCTTGCGA GTCGGTCCTTGAGTGCGAGTCCGTGATGAAGGGTCTTTATGGAATGATGGGACTCGAATACCGAGATGAAGATTCGGAGGACGAAGGAGGGGGAATACCACTGGACATCCTTCAGGTTACAGATGAAGTGGAGGATAAGCAGAAAAATAGTGTGCTAAATGGAGATGATGACGATATCATTGTCATTGATCTGGGAG CCACCAAAGAAAACTTGGAACCAATG cTTGAAAAGGTGACTGTGGCCTATCAGAAGTCCTCCAGACTCATTCAGGATTTAGTCCAGATGGTAAACAAAACTTCCTCCGTGAGTTCTGCATCACCGTCATCATCTGACATCTCTAACAGACCCTCGTCAGCTTCGACCCCTGAGACCAGCTGTTCTGAATTGGTCGCACCAAAGCTGGAAATACAGGAAAACCCAATTGGGATCGTAAGGAATGAATCTCTACCGAAAGCACCTGAAATGTCCTCGCTTCTCAGCAATTCGGAACAATACAAACCTGTTGCTGGTTATAAGTCAGATTCTAAACCAACAATTAAGACTGAACCACAACTGACAGCAATAACTCCTTGGGAAATGAACATTTCAAAAGATCATGAAACGTCTGCTGCTCTTAACTCTCCATCCTTAAATTTAATTAAGACTGAACCTCAGTCGACAGCAGTGAGCCCTTCAGAAACACCGGAAACCTTTGCCAGTCCTCACTTTGGATCCATCACAACAGTAAAGACCGAGCCTCATGTGACGTTAATAAAGTCAGATATGACTTCACCTCCAGGCACTTCAAAGCCTTTCCGAATTGAATGCATTGCATCTATTAAGACTGAACCTCTGCTGAGAGCATTGACTCCTCAGATGTCTTTGCTTGAAAGAGATTCAGAAAAGTCAAGCAACCTTCATTCAGATCACGAAGCAACAAGTAACACTACACTAGCTTTTCCTGAAATCCTGAGAACTAAATCAGCATCAATGGAGACTGATCCTCAAGTGCCACTAGTGACCTGTTCAGAAATGTCTTCGTCTTCAAGCTATTCAGAACAAATGGAAATCGATGCCTGTGACTATATAACAAACAGAGAAACGAACCTGACTGAGCCCGAGTTGAAGACAGAAGTGGCATCACTGTTGAGCAGTTGTGAAGAAGCCGAAACTAATGCCAGCCGCGATTCCTCAGATAAGactgaaaagttaaaaacaagGGGCAAATCTGTAACAAAGAGCGGTTCAAAGACAAGGCTGAGATCTTCAAAAAAAACTGTGCCTGTAGGCAGCACTTCAAGCCCGCAAACGGAAACAACAACAGTGCAATCTCCTGCAGAAAGTAATGATGATCGCTCTGAAACCGAGGAATTCTCCGTTAGTCCTGCTGACAGTGATTATGAACCTCCTGAGTCACAGTCGGAGTCATTGTCAGACAGTGATTATGAACCCCCTAAATCAAAATCAAAGTCATCGAGAGACAGTGATTGTGAACCACCTACATCAAAATCGGAGTCATCGAAAGAGAGTCATTTTGAACCCCCTAAATCCCAATCAGAGTCATCGAGAGACAATGATTTTGAACCCTCTAAGTCACAATCTGAGTGTAACACTGTCGATGATGCTGATGATGCCAGCAGCAACGGTGCTTCTGCAGAACCTGCCAGTCCTGACGGaa GTTCCAAGTCTTCATCCAGTGAGTCCTCCAAGCAGCAAGAACATAAAGAGATAAAACTTAAAGTTGGCATGGCAGTTTTGGCAAAAAGGTCACACAACTTGTGGTGTAAAGGAACAGTACAAGACGTCCAAACAGAAG agcatgGCCTCAGGTATAAGGTGGAATTTAAAAATGGTGAAGAGTTTGTTCTGCCTGCGTATCATGTGGCCTCTCTGCAGCCTCCTGTACTTAAGGATTTGTTTATCGGCTGTCGTGTTGTGGCCAGCAGCACAGATGATGGAGGCAAGACCTCGTATAATGCTGCCGTGTTGGTTGAGCTTCCTGAGCGCAAGAATCGCATGAG GTTCTTGGTGTTTTATGATGATGGTCATGCAGCTTACCTGGCACTTCCAGACCTTCATCTTGTCTGCAGACAAT TAAAAAAGGTGTGGAAGGACATTGAGGATGAGACATTGCAGTTGCAGGTGAAGGAATATCTCAGTGTCTATCCCAACCCCATTGCTGTGGTGCTTCGAGCGGGGCAAGACACAAAAGCGATACGGAATGGAAAGTTTGAGGCCTGCACGGTGCTCCAGTTGGATGGCAGCCTGATCCAGATCTGCTTTAAG aaagacAAGCAGAAAGAGTGGATTTATAAAGGATCAGACAAGTTGGAACATATCGTAAATATTAAGAAACGTCTGTCTAAagataaaccacaaaaaagccACACGCAACATGAACCACAACAAACGTCTCAACAACAACCACTGCAACAACAACCGTCTCAACCGAAAAcacagcagcaacaacaaccgTCTCAACCGAAAAcacagcagcaacaacaaccgTCTCAACCGAAAAcacagcagcaacaacaaccgTCTCAACCGAAaacgcagcagcagcagcaaccgTCTCAACCGAAaacgcagcagcagcagcaaccgTCTCAACCGAAAACGCAGCAACAACAACCGTCTCAAACGAAAACGCAGCAACAACAAACGTCTCAACCGAAAACGCAGCAGCAACAACCGTCTCAACCGAAAACGCAGCAGCAACAACCGTCTCAACAGAAAACGCAACAGCCTGCTATAACAG GAAATGCCACACCTCAGCGCAACACAACCTCCTCCTCTTTGACAGCAGTTCCCTCAGCAACTCTTACTTCAACGACTGTCACCTCAACAGCTGTATCTCCTGTTCGGGTCACCCGACGTTCTGATACAGTCGCCAAAACATCATCCGTTAGTCCTCAAATGATCATGTCAGCTGCCTTCCAGCCAAAGGTCATCCTCCAGAGGTTGTCAGTCTCAAATTTAAG AAGTGCAAAACGACCTGTCCCTGATGAGGAAGAAGAGAATGTTTCTGAGGGAAAAGGTTGCGTTTCAATGAAACCCCAGCAAAAATCTGTATACCTGCATCATCGTTGTTGTCCATCGTGTCTGGATGCGGTGAGACCGTCTGAAGTTGACATGCATCTTGGTCAAAATCCACTTCTTATACCGCTGCTTTTTAAGTTTCGGCGAATGACAGCTAGAAGGCGCATCGATGGAAAG gtgttttttcacattttctatCGTTCTCCTTGTGGGCGGGGCCTGTGCGACATGCGGGAAGTGCAGGAATACTTGTTAGAAACTCGTTGTGACTTCCTTTTTCTGGAAATGTTCTGCATGGACCCGTTTGTACTTGTGAATCGAGCCCGACCTCCTTCTACATCAACCGGCACGCCTCACCTTTATCTGCAGGACATATCAGAGGGCAAAGAGGTGTTGCCGGTGCCCTGTATTAATGAAGTGGACAATACTCTTGCTCCTAACATCAGTTACACCAAAGACAGAGTTCTAGCTCCGGGCGTTTCAATCAATACCAGTCCAGATTTCTTGATTGGCTGTGACTGCACAGATGGCTGTCGGGACAG GTCAAAGTGTGCATGCCACCAGCTGACCATTGAGGCCACGTCCCTATGCAATGGAGGTCCAGTGGATAGTAGTGCTGGATACACACATAAGAGATTGCCAACCACTTTACCAACAGG GGTGTACGAGTGTAATTCTCTGTGCCGTTGTGATCCGAGGATGTGCAGCAACAGGCTGGTTCAGCACGGCCTGCAGCTGCGGCTGGAGCTCTTCATGACACAGCACAAGGGATGGGGTATCCGCTGCAAAGATGATGTGGCCAAGGgcacgtttgtgtgtgttttcactg GGAAAATAGTAAACGAAGACCGAGTGAATGAAGACGACACGGTGTCTGGCAATGATTATTTGGCCAACCTTGACTTCATTGAGGGTGTGGAGAAAGTGAAAGAGGGTTATGAAAGCGAGGCGTACTGCTCGGACACAGAGGTCGAAGCCAACAAGAAGACCATAACAATGAAAACAGGGCCTTTATGGAAAAACACTATATATCAAGAAGAGTCTAGCAGTGGTGAAG TGAATCACGGGTACTCCGGTGAGAGAAAGCTATCCCATAAGACACATGAAAGGTTTAAAGATGCTCAGAAGAATGTGAAACAAATGAGAGAGGACG GTGAAGGAACCTCGGGTCCAAAGCGTTGCTTTGCCATAAAGTCATTCCAAAGAAGAGTGAAACCTCTAGAAACCTCGGATGCAAAGAATGAGAAAATGAGGAAAGCTGTAACTGGCAACAACACCCGCAGACTGTTCAACGGCGAAGAGACCTGTTACATCATTAATGCTAGACAAGAGGGCAACCTCGGCCGCTTCATCAAC CATAGCTGCAGTCCAAATTTGTTTGTTCAGAACGTCTTTGTCGACACACACGACCTACGGTTTCCATGGGTGGCTTTCTTCGCCAGCAA GCGCATCAAGGCTGGTACGGAGTTGACGTGGGATTATAACTATGAGGTTGGCAGTGTGGAGGGGAAGGTTCTGCTCTGCTGCTGTGGCTCTTTGCGGTGCACAGGAAGGCTGCTCTGA
- the setdb1a gene encoding histone-lysine N-methyltransferase SETDB1-A isoform X4, translating to MSSRKDDDNLLRMTKDDLLRWIQAEVDQNPHLMQRREQLAQVEDWVKQKEGEATYTRLLYSNACESVLECESVMKGLYGMMGLEYRDEDSEDEGGGIPLDILQVTDEVEDKQKNSVLNGDDDDIIVIDLGATKENLEPMLEKVTVAYQKSSRLIQDLVQMVNKTSSVSSASPSSSDISNRPSSASTPETSCSELVAPKLEIQENPIGIVRNESLPKAPEMSSLLSNSEQYKPVAGYKSDSKPTIKTEPQLTAITPWEMNISKDHETSAALNSPSLNLIKTEPQSTAVSPSETPETFASPHFGSITTVKTEPHVTLIKSDMTSPPGTSKPFRIECIASIKTEPLLRALTPQMSLLERDSEKSSNLHSDHEATSNTTLAFPEILRTKSASMETDPQVPLVTCSEMSSSSSYSEQMEIDACDYITNRETNLTEPELKTEVASLLSSCEEAETNASRDSSDKTEKLKTRGKSVTKSGSKTRLRSSKKTVPVGSTSSPQTETTTVQSPAESNDDRSETEEFSVSPADSDYEPPESQSESLSDSDYEPPKSKSKSSRDSDCEPPTSKSESSKESHFEPPKSQSESSRDNDFEPSKSQSECNTVDDADDASSNGASAEPASPDGSSKSSSSESSKQQEHKEIKLKVGMAVLAKRSHNLWCKGTVQDVQTEEHGLRYKVEFKNGEEFVLPAYHVASLQPPVLKDLFIGCRVVASSTDDGGKTSYNAAVLVELPERKNRMRFLVFYDDGHAAYLALPDLHLVCRQLKKVWKDIEDETLQLQVKEYLSVYPNPIAVVLRAGQDTKAIRNGKFEACTVLQLDGSLIQICFKKDKQKEWIYKGSDKLEHIVNIKKRLSKDKPQKSHTQHEPQQTSQQQPLQQQPSQPKTQQQQQPSQPKTQQQQQPSQPKTQQQQQPSQPKTQQQQQPSQPKTQQQQQPSQPKTQQQQPSQTKTQQQQTSQPKTQQQQPSQPKTQQQQPSQQKTQQPAITGNATPQRNTTSSSLTAVPSATLTSTTVTSTAVSPVRVTRRSDTVAKTSSVSPQMIMSAAFQPKVILQRLSVSNLRSAKRPVPDEEEENVSEGKGCVSMKPQQKSVYLHHRCCPSCLDAVRPSEVDMHLGQNPLLIPLLFKFRRMTARRRIDGKVFFHIFYRSPCGRGLCDMREVQEYLLETRCDFLFLEMFCMDPFVLVNRARPPSTSTGTPHLYLQDISEGKEVLPVPCINEVDNTLAPNISYTKDRVLAPGVSINTSPDFLIGCDCTDGCRDRSKCACHQLTIEATSLCNGGPVDSSAGYTHKRLPTTLPTGVYECNSLCRCDPRMCSNRLVQHGLQLRLELFMTQHKGWGIRCKDDVAKGTFVCVFTGKIVNEDRVNEDDTVSGNDYLANLDFIEGVEKVKEGYESEAYCSDTEVEANKKTITMKTGPLWKNTIYQEESSSGEGEGTSGPKRCFAIKSFQRRVKPLETSDAKNEKMRKAVTGNNTRRLFNGEETCYIINARQEGNLGRFINHSCSPNLFVQNVFVDTHDLRFPWVAFFASKRIKAGTELTWDYNYEVGSVEGKVLLCCCGSLRCTGRLL from the exons ATGAGTAGCAGAAAAGATGATGATAACCTCCTGAGAATGACAAAGGATGACCTGCTGCGCTGGatccaggcagaggtggaccaaAACCCTCATCTGATGCAGAGACGCGAACAACTGGCGCAGGTAGAGGACTGGGTGAAGCAGAAGGAGGGGGAAGCCACTTACACCCGCCTTCTGTACAGCAATGCTTGCGA GTCGGTCCTTGAGTGCGAGTCCGTGATGAAGGGTCTTTATGGAATGATGGGACTCGAATACCGAGATGAAGATTCGGAGGACGAAGGAGGGGGAATACCACTGGACATCCTTCAGGTTACAGATGAAGTGGAGGATAAGCAGAAAAATAGTGTGCTAAATGGAGATGATGACGATATCATTGTCATTGATCTGGGAG CCACCAAAGAAAACTTGGAACCAATG cTTGAAAAGGTGACTGTGGCCTATCAGAAGTCCTCCAGACTCATTCAGGATTTAGTCCAGATGGTAAACAAAACTTCCTCCGTGAGTTCTGCATCACCGTCATCATCTGACATCTCTAACAGACCCTCGTCAGCTTCGACCCCTGAGACCAGCTGTTCTGAATTGGTCGCACCAAAGCTGGAAATACAGGAAAACCCAATTGGGATCGTAAGGAATGAATCTCTACCGAAAGCACCTGAAATGTCCTCGCTTCTCAGCAATTCGGAACAATACAAACCTGTTGCTGGTTATAAGTCAGATTCTAAACCAACAATTAAGACTGAACCACAACTGACAGCAATAACTCCTTGGGAAATGAACATTTCAAAAGATCATGAAACGTCTGCTGCTCTTAACTCTCCATCCTTAAATTTAATTAAGACTGAACCTCAGTCGACAGCAGTGAGCCCTTCAGAAACACCGGAAACCTTTGCCAGTCCTCACTTTGGATCCATCACAACAGTAAAGACCGAGCCTCATGTGACGTTAATAAAGTCAGATATGACTTCACCTCCAGGCACTTCAAAGCCTTTCCGAATTGAATGCATTGCATCTATTAAGACTGAACCTCTGCTGAGAGCATTGACTCCTCAGATGTCTTTGCTTGAAAGAGATTCAGAAAAGTCAAGCAACCTTCATTCAGATCACGAAGCAACAAGTAACACTACACTAGCTTTTCCTGAAATCCTGAGAACTAAATCAGCATCAATGGAGACTGATCCTCAAGTGCCACTAGTGACCTGTTCAGAAATGTCTTCGTCTTCAAGCTATTCAGAACAAATGGAAATCGATGCCTGTGACTATATAACAAACAGAGAAACGAACCTGACTGAGCCCGAGTTGAAGACAGAAGTGGCATCACTGTTGAGCAGTTGTGAAGAAGCCGAAACTAATGCCAGCCGCGATTCCTCAGATAAGactgaaaagttaaaaacaagGGGCAAATCTGTAACAAAGAGCGGTTCAAAGACAAGGCTGAGATCTTCAAAAAAAACTGTGCCTGTAGGCAGCACTTCAAGCCCGCAAACGGAAACAACAACAGTGCAATCTCCTGCAGAAAGTAATGATGATCGCTCTGAAACCGAGGAATTCTCCGTTAGTCCTGCTGACAGTGATTATGAACCTCCTGAGTCACAGTCGGAGTCATTGTCAGACAGTGATTATGAACCCCCTAAATCAAAATCAAAGTCATCGAGAGACAGTGATTGTGAACCACCTACATCAAAATCGGAGTCATCGAAAGAGAGTCATTTTGAACCCCCTAAATCCCAATCAGAGTCATCGAGAGACAATGATTTTGAACCCTCTAAGTCACAATCTGAGTGTAACACTGTCGATGATGCTGATGATGCCAGCAGCAACGGTGCTTCTGCAGAACCTGCCAGTCCTGACGGaa GTTCCAAGTCTTCATCCAGTGAGTCCTCCAAGCAGCAAGAACATAAAGAGATAAAACTTAAAGTTGGCATGGCAGTTTTGGCAAAAAGGTCACACAACTTGTGGTGTAAAGGAACAGTACAAGACGTCCAAACAGAAG agcatgGCCTCAGGTATAAGGTGGAATTTAAAAATGGTGAAGAGTTTGTTCTGCCTGCGTATCATGTGGCCTCTCTGCAGCCTCCTGTACTTAAGGATTTGTTTATCGGCTGTCGTGTTGTGGCCAGCAGCACAGATGATGGAGGCAAGACCTCGTATAATGCTGCCGTGTTGGTTGAGCTTCCTGAGCGCAAGAATCGCATGAG GTTCTTGGTGTTTTATGATGATGGTCATGCAGCTTACCTGGCACTTCCAGACCTTCATCTTGTCTGCAGACAAT TAAAAAAGGTGTGGAAGGACATTGAGGATGAGACATTGCAGTTGCAGGTGAAGGAATATCTCAGTGTCTATCCCAACCCCATTGCTGTGGTGCTTCGAGCGGGGCAAGACACAAAAGCGATACGGAATGGAAAGTTTGAGGCCTGCACGGTGCTCCAGTTGGATGGCAGCCTGATCCAGATCTGCTTTAAG aaagacAAGCAGAAAGAGTGGATTTATAAAGGATCAGACAAGTTGGAACATATCGTAAATATTAAGAAACGTCTGTCTAAagataaaccacaaaaaagccACACGCAACATGAACCACAACAAACGTCTCAACAACAACCACTGCAACAACAACCGTCTCAACCGAAAAcacagcagcaacaacaaccgTCTCAACCGAAAAcacagcagcaacaacaaccgTCTCAACCGAAAAcacagcagcaacaacaaccgTCTCAACCGAAaacgcagcagcagcagcaaccgTCTCAACCGAAaacgcagcagcagcagcaaccgTCTCAACCGAAAACGCAGCAACAACAACCGTCTCAAACGAAAACGCAGCAACAACAAACGTCTCAACCGAAAACGCAGCAGCAACAACCGTCTCAACCGAAAACGCAGCAGCAACAACCGTCTCAACAGAAAACGCAACAGCCTGCTATAACAG GAAATGCCACACCTCAGCGCAACACAACCTCCTCCTCTTTGACAGCAGTTCCCTCAGCAACTCTTACTTCAACGACTGTCACCTCAACAGCTGTATCTCCTGTTCGGGTCACCCGACGTTCTGATACAGTCGCCAAAACATCATCCGTTAGTCCTCAAATGATCATGTCAGCTGCCTTCCAGCCAAAGGTCATCCTCCAGAGGTTGTCAGTCTCAAATTTAAG AAGTGCAAAACGACCTGTCCCTGATGAGGAAGAAGAGAATGTTTCTGAGGGAAAAGGTTGCGTTTCAATGAAACCCCAGCAAAAATCTGTATACCTGCATCATCGTTGTTGTCCATCGTGTCTGGATGCGGTGAGACCGTCTGAAGTTGACATGCATCTTGGTCAAAATCCACTTCTTATACCGCTGCTTTTTAAGTTTCGGCGAATGACAGCTAGAAGGCGCATCGATGGAAAG gtgttttttcacattttctatCGTTCTCCTTGTGGGCGGGGCCTGTGCGACATGCGGGAAGTGCAGGAATACTTGTTAGAAACTCGTTGTGACTTCCTTTTTCTGGAAATGTTCTGCATGGACCCGTTTGTACTTGTGAATCGAGCCCGACCTCCTTCTACATCAACCGGCACGCCTCACCTTTATCTGCAGGACATATCAGAGGGCAAAGAGGTGTTGCCGGTGCCCTGTATTAATGAAGTGGACAATACTCTTGCTCCTAACATCAGTTACACCAAAGACAGAGTTCTAGCTCCGGGCGTTTCAATCAATACCAGTCCAGATTTCTTGATTGGCTGTGACTGCACAGATGGCTGTCGGGACAG GTCAAAGTGTGCATGCCACCAGCTGACCATTGAGGCCACGTCCCTATGCAATGGAGGTCCAGTGGATAGTAGTGCTGGATACACACATAAGAGATTGCCAACCACTTTACCAACAGG GGTGTACGAGTGTAATTCTCTGTGCCGTTGTGATCCGAGGATGTGCAGCAACAGGCTGGTTCAGCACGGCCTGCAGCTGCGGCTGGAGCTCTTCATGACACAGCACAAGGGATGGGGTATCCGCTGCAAAGATGATGTGGCCAAGGgcacgtttgtgtgtgttttcactg GGAAAATAGTAAACGAAGACCGAGTGAATGAAGACGACACGGTGTCTGGCAATGATTATTTGGCCAACCTTGACTTCATTGAGGGTGTGGAGAAAGTGAAAGAGGGTTATGAAAGCGAGGCGTACTGCTCGGACACAGAGGTCGAAGCCAACAAGAAGACCATAACAATGAAAACAGGGCCTTTATGGAAAAACACTATATATCAAGAAGAGTCTAGCAGTGGTGAAG GTGAAGGAACCTCGGGTCCAAAGCGTTGCTTTGCCATAAAGTCATTCCAAAGAAGAGTGAAACCTCTAGAAACCTCGGATGCAAAGAATGAGAAAATGAGGAAAGCTGTAACTGGCAACAACACCCGCAGACTGTTCAACGGCGAAGAGACCTGTTACATCATTAATGCTAGACAAGAGGGCAACCTCGGCCGCTTCATCAAC CATAGCTGCAGTCCAAATTTGTTTGTTCAGAACGTCTTTGTCGACACACACGACCTACGGTTTCCATGGGTGGCTTTCTTCGCCAGCAA GCGCATCAAGGCTGGTACGGAGTTGACGTGGGATTATAACTATGAGGTTGGCAGTGTGGAGGGGAAGGTTCTGCTCTGCTGCTGTGGCTCTTTGCGGTGCACAGGAAGGCTGCTCTGA